In one window of Geotrypetes seraphini chromosome 3, aGeoSer1.1, whole genome shotgun sequence DNA:
- the FKBP11 gene encoding peptidyl-prolyl cis-trans isomerase FKBP11, whose protein sequence is MSPRAMLLGFTVLLCCLFTRAQSDTEPTEDLFIETLLKPESCSVVAAMGDTLHIHYTGKLLESGRVIDSSLSRDPLVVELGKKQVIPGLEQSLLDMCVGEKRRVTIPPHLAYGKKGYPPSIPENAALQFETTVITLLKATYWQKMINEVLPVICIGLVPALLMMVGFHLYSKAKGPHISKKKLKEEKRNKIKKK, encoded by the exons ATGTCCCCTCGGGCCATGCTGCTGGGATTTACTGTGCTCCTCTGCTGCCTCTTCACCCGGGCCCAAAGTGACACCGAACCCACAGAAGACCTGTTCATCGAGACCCTG CTGAAGCCGGAGTCATGCTCTGTGGTGGCTGCTATGGGGGATACTTTGCACATTCACTATACG GGGAAGCTGCTGGAGAGCGGAAGAGTGATTGACAGCTCCCTATCACGGGACCCCCTGGTGGTGGAGCTGGGGAAGAAACAAGTGATCCCAG GTTTGGAGCAGAGCTTGTTGGACATGTGCGTTGG AGAGAAGCGGAGAGTGACCATCCCACCACACCTGGCCTATGGGAAGAAGGGATACCCACCTAGTATACCAG AAAATGCAGCTTTACAATTTGAAACTACTGTTATAACACTATTGAAAGCCACGTACTGGCAGAAGATGATAAATGAAGTTCTGCCCGTGATTTGTATTGGACTGGTGCCAGCTCTTCTCATGATGGTAGGCTTCCATCTCTACTCCAAAGCCAAGGGCCCTCACATCTCCAAGAAAAAGCTTAAAGAGGAGAAAAGGAACaaaatcaaaaagaaataa